From Nitrospirota bacterium, a single genomic window includes:
- a CDS encoding ABC transporter substrate-binding protein yields the protein MVLLAVAVSLVLISTVGCSKKDSSVKAEGDVIKIGVIAELTGEIPAVGASCKNAAEMAVKTINDSGGIEVSGKKMKIKIQIEDNAGRAEQAASTAQKLITQEKVVAIIGPNSSGGAIPTSEITETAKIPMITPWSTNPKTTVDTRLGKPKRYAFRACYLDSFQGQVLALFAKNTLHAKKAAILFDSSSEVLKGQAEVFKNTFEKNGGSVSAYETYTQGDRNFSAQLTNIKNSTPDVIFLPSYYSDVPLEVQQAHRLGITTPFLGSDAWASSELLKLCGKDCDGYYFSSHYSASSKSPDTVKFVKDYEALYKNTPDDVAALTFDAFGIVFEAIKAAGSAEPEAIRNAIAQIKGYHGVTGNISFTGETGDPVKGVVILEIKNGAFNWYTDVNP from the coding sequence ATGGTGCTGTTAGCCGTGGCAGTTTCATTGGTATTAATTTCAACGGTGGGTTGCAGCAAAAAAGACAGCAGCGTTAAGGCTGAAGGTGATGTTATTAAAATAGGAGTAATAGCGGAGTTAACAGGTGAGATTCCAGCCGTCGGTGCCTCGTGCAAAAATGCTGCAGAAATGGCCGTTAAAACAATAAATGACAGCGGTGGAATAGAGGTTAGCGGAAAGAAAATGAAAATAAAGATTCAAATAGAAGATAACGCCGGACGTGCCGAACAGGCTGCCTCAACCGCTCAGAAACTTATAACTCAGGAAAAAGTCGTTGCCATAATTGGTCCAAACTCAAGCGGCGGCGCTATCCCTACATCTGAAATAACAGAGACTGCTAAAATCCCAATGATTACCCCCTGGTCAACCAATCCAAAAACCACAGTTGACACACGGCTGGGTAAACCCAAGCGCTATGCCTTCAGAGCCTGCTATCTGGACTCTTTTCAGGGACAGGTGCTAGCGCTTTTTGCCAAAAACACTCTGCATGCTAAAAAAGCCGCTATCTTATTTGACTCATCATCTGAGGTGCTAAAGGGCCAGGCCGAGGTATTTAAAAACACCTTTGAAAAAAACGGCGGCTCTGTATCAGCCTATGAGACCTACACACAGGGAGACAGAAATTTCTCCGCACAGCTTACTAACATAAAAAACTCCACCCCGGATGTTATCTTCCTGCCCTCATACTACAGCGATGTGCCCCTTGAGGTTCAACAGGCCCATCGCCTCGGTATTACAACACCATTTCTCGGTAGCGACGCATGGGCAAGCAGCGAGCTGCTTAAGCTCTGCGGTAAGGACTGCGACGGATACTACTTTAGCAGCCACTACAGCGCATCATCTAAATCGCCTGATACGGTAAAATTCGTAAAAGACTACGAGGCACTCTATAAAAACACCCCTGACGATGTTGCAGCTCTCACCTTTGACGCCTTCGGTATTGTCTTTGAGGCAATAAAGGCGGCAGGTAGTGCTGAGCCTGAGGCCATACGCAATGCCATCGCTCAGATAAAAGGTTATCACGGTGTGACCGGAAATATCTCGTTTACAGGGGAGACAGGAGACCCTGTCAAGGGTGTCGTTATTTTGGAAATTAAAAACGGAGCTTTTAACTGGTACACCGATGTTAACCCATAG
- a CDS encoding branched-chain amino acid ABC transporter permease encodes MSYLIQQFLNILQLGSLYALIAIGYTMVYGVLSLINFAHGDVFMLGAFIFFLAALWLKLSFIPALIVTVCVTACVGVLIERLAYRPLRNAPKMSAVITALGVGVFLENFTLALSPYPQHIPEIVKNRAWVMGQVTVSSIQTIIIAISVTLMVILDFLVRKTRFGMALRAISWDISAVPLMGIPVNRIISQTFALGAALGGAAGVMYSLAYPVIDPYMGIMIGWKAFISAVVGGIGNVRGAMTGGFILGTVEIAVTMFLPSTYRDIVAFTLLFVLLIFRPYGIFGTARLVKL; translated from the coding sequence ATGAGTTACCTAATTCAGCAGTTTTTAAACATACTTCAACTGGGCAGTCTCTATGCTCTCATAGCTATCGGGTACACGATGGTTTACGGGGTGCTTTCTTTAATTAACTTTGCACACGGTGATGTGTTTATGCTCGGTGCTTTTATATTTTTCTTAGCTGCTCTGTGGCTAAAATTATCCTTTATTCCGGCATTAATCGTGACCGTTTGTGTGACAGCGTGTGTGGGAGTATTGATTGAAAGGCTTGCTTACAGACCGTTAAGGAATGCTCCTAAAATGTCTGCAGTCATAACGGCTCTTGGCGTAGGGGTTTTTCTTGAAAATTTCACACTGGCGCTAAGCCCCTATCCTCAGCACATACCGGAAATAGTTAAAAACAGGGCGTGGGTAATGGGCCAGGTAACTGTGTCTTCAATTCAGACCATAATAATTGCAATATCTGTTACCCTCATGGTGATACTGGATTTTTTAGTAAGAAAGACGAGGTTTGGGATGGCCTTAAGAGCTATATCGTGGGACATATCAGCGGTTCCCCTTATGGGAATACCGGTTAACAGAATAATTTCCCAGACTTTTGCCTTAGGAGCAGCCCTTGGCGGCGCAGCCGGTGTTATGTACTCACTGGCCTATCCGGTAATAGACCCGTATATGGGAATAATGATAGGGTGGAAGGCGTTTATTTCGGCTGTCGTAGGTGGAATCGGTAATGTCCGGGGGGCAATGACAGGCGGCTTTATTTTAGGTACGGTAGAAATTGCTGTCACTATGTTTTTACCCTCTACCTATCGGGACATTGTGGCATTTACACTGCTGTTTGTGCTTTTAATCTTTCGGCCTTATGGAATCTTTGGAACTGCTCGTTTAGTAAAGCTATGA
- the nifH gene encoding nitrogenase iron protein, with amino-acid sequence MRQIAIYGKGGIGKSTTTQNTVAALAEAGHKCMIVGCDPKADATRLILNRKAQATVMDMAREKGSVEDLEIGEVLLEGFLGIKCAESGGPEPGVGCAGRGVITAINFLEENGAYTPDLNYVFYDVLGDVVCGGFAMPIREGKAKEIYIVTSGEMMAMYAANNIARGILKYANSGGVRLGGLICNSRKTDKEAELIIALAEKLNTQMIHFIPRDNHVQRAELRRKTCIEYSPEHPQCDEYRALAKKIAENKNFVIPTPLEMEELEALLMEFGIMDGDVEAA; translated from the coding sequence ATGAGACAGATTGCAATCTATGGAAAGGGGGGCATAGGGAAATCCACAACGACACAAAACACAGTGGCAGCGCTTGCTGAGGCCGGCCACAAATGTATGATAGTGGGTTGTGACCCTAAGGCCGATGCTACCAGATTAATACTAAATAGAAAGGCTCAGGCTACGGTAATGGACATGGCAAGGGAGAAGGGTTCGGTGGAGGACCTCGAAATCGGAGAGGTTTTGCTGGAGGGATTTTTAGGAATAAAATGTGCCGAATCCGGAGGCCCTGAGCCTGGTGTGGGCTGCGCCGGACGTGGTGTTATTACGGCAATCAATTTTCTTGAGGAAAATGGCGCTTATACGCCAGACCTTAATTACGTCTTTTATGATGTTTTAGGGGACGTTGTGTGCGGCGGTTTTGCTATGCCCATAAGAGAGGGTAAGGCAAAGGAAATATACATAGTCACCTCCGGCGAGATGATGGCCATGTATGCGGCAAACAATATAGCTCGTGGAATACTAAAATACGCTAACAGTGGTGGCGTAAGGCTTGGCGGTCTTATTTGTAACTCAAGAAAAACCGACAAAGAGGCCGAGCTTATAATAGCCCTTGCTGAAAAGCTAAACACTCAGATGATTCACTTCATACCACGTGATAATCATGTGCAACGGGCGGAGCTAAGAAGAAAAACCTGTATCGAGTATTCACCCGAACATCCTCAGTGTGATGAGTACAGGGCATTAGCTAAAAAAATAGCGGAAAACAAAAATTTCGTTATCCCAACTCCACTTGAAATGGAGGAGCTTGAAGCGCTTCTAATGGAGTTTGGAATAATGGACGGGGACGTGGAGGCTGCATGA